In Clostridium thermosuccinogenes, the genomic stretch ATTGCTTACATTGTTTACAACCAAACCCAGATATATAATATCAGCGTAAGACGTCTTACAGATTAATTTTCGAAGGAGTGATACTGTGTCATTACAAAGTATTGGAATGAACATTTCGAAATTAAGGAAATCTAAAGGCGTTACACAGGAGGAGCTTGCAAACTTCTTAGGGGTATCAGCACAAGCGGTTTCAAAATGGGAATGCGGTGGCACACCTGATACTGAATTGCTGCCCCGGATTGCTGATTACTTTGGTGCATCAATTGATAGCCTTTTTGGAAGAAATGCTAATGAGTTTATTGATATAGAAGCAGAAACAGCCAAACATATAGCATCGTTTGAACAAGAACAGAGAATAGCAGTTGCATTTAACCACTGCTGGACTGTTCAGAAAAGCCTATTTGGTGCTATAGAGCAGGAGGAGCGGGAAACCCTTGATGCGATTAATTCAAAGCTCAACAATGATTATATCCATTCACAGTCGCTGTTTAATAGCGGAATAACACTGATGCCTTTGGCAGAAAATTTGCAGTACTTCATGATAATGCCTCAGCCCAAGGCAGGATGGACTAAAGGACTTTTTGATATATCGGACTATCAAAAGCTGTTTCAAACCTTGGCAGATCCAGCTGTTTTAAATTGCTTGTTCTTCCTATATAAAAGAGAAAACAAGCCTTTCACTTCGAAGCTTTTTGAAAAGGAGTTCAGCATGAGTCCTGAAAAAGCCGATGAGGTTCTCAACTTGCTGGAGCAATATTCCTTCGTCAAGTTCTCATATGTAGAAATAGATGATGCAATTCAAAAAATCTATAATTTTCATCCCAATCCTGCGTTTATAGCCATGTTGGCTATAGCCAAAGAAATAATAAGAAAGCCGAACTCTTTTATTTACTATTCAGGATGCAGGGCTATGCCATATCTGGAGAAATGACTTAATCCATCATCTTAAATCATTAAATACAGAGGACACTATCCGTTGTCACTCAAAAGGATGCGATGGTAGTGTCCTCTACATTCTTGGGATACAAAAGCGCTTTACCTGGCTTATACCGGTAAAGTAAGGTGCTTTTATACTCAATTAAATAAAATAATAATTTGCGCACAGTTACATAAAGACATCTTATGGTATAAAGTGGAAGTGACTATCAATCCCTTTTCGCCTAGTCACCTCTCAGCCTTGCCTCTTCCTCCTGGATGACCTTTTTGTCAATCCGTTCAAACAAGATTTCCACCTGACCAAGCTCCAGGCCGGACGGAACTTCTATATACTGCCATGTTGCCTCTTCAATTTTCAGTAAGTTTCTGACTTTGGCAGATGAAAACGGCAGAAAAGGCTCAAGCAGATGTGAAAGATTGGCGATAATCTGAACACAGGTATTCAGAGTTCCCTTACACTTTTCAACATCGCTCTTTATTGTAATCCAGGGCTGTTCTTCATCAAAGTACTTATTTGCTGCCCGTATGAATGCAAAGACTGCATCCAGTGCCTCCTTGAAGTTTCCCTGTTCTATAAGCTCACCGGTACAAGGGTAGAGCTTTTCTAATGACTGAATGATATTCTGGTTACATCGCCCTTCCGGTATCTTGTTGCTAAAATACTTTTGAATAAACACCAGACTGCGGTTCACAAAGTTGCCATAAGCACCTAAAAGCTCTCCATTATGGCTGTTGATGAACTCCCTCCAGGTAAAGTCGGTATCCCTTTTCTCAGGTCCGTTGCCGATAAGAAAATAACGGATGGAATCAGGATTGTATCGTTCGATGATATCCTTTACCCATATTGCCCAGTTGCCGCTGGTGGATATTTTCCTGCCTTCAAGAGTCAGATATTCGCTGGATATAATATCATCGGGGGGCTTCAGCCTGACATCAGCGCGGCCTAAGAGCAGAGAAGGCAGAATAATTGTATGGAAGGGTATATTATCCTTGCCATGCACATAATACTGCCTTGAGCTGTTCCAGAACTCATAAAAATCAATTCCCTGACGGCAGCACAGTGTATAACAGTCCGAAAGGTATCCCAGGACATTTTCTGCCCAGATATATATTTTCTTATCGTCAAACCCATCCTTCGGGACATCAATGCCCCAGTCAAGATCCCGGGTCAGGCTTCTGTCCCGCAGCCCTTCGTGAATATATCTTTTTGACATCTCATAAGCATTTTTTCTCCAATGGCTGTGACTCTCAATATATCTTTCCAGTTGTTCCTTCATGCGGGTGATAGCCAAGTAAAGATGATTGGTAGGCCGGAATTCAGGTGGTTCCTTGCATATGCTGCATTCCGCCTGAAGAAGATTTTCCGGCTCCAGTACACTTCCACATGCTTCACACTGGTCGCCCCTTGCGGTCTCACCACAATGAGGACACAGACCTTTTACAAAGCGATCGGGTAGAAATTGCCTGCAATGGTTGCAATATGCCTGTGGAGTGCTTTTCTCATAAACATACCCTCCGTCATAAAGCTTCTTGTGAAAGTCTTTAACAAAGCTTTTATGCTCACTGCTGGATGTTTTTCCATATAGGTCATAAGAGAATCCAAGGCGATTAAAACATTCGGCAAACTCGTTGTGGTAGTAATCGCTTATTTCCTCAGGCGTTTTGTTTTCCTGCCTGGCTCTTATTGCTACAGGCGTACCATGACAATCACTGCCTGAAACGAAAAACACTGTATCACCCTTTGCTCTGAAATACCTCGCCAGTACATCTCCCGGCAATAATGCAGCTATGTGGCCGATATGCAAAGAGCCGTTTGCATAAGGCCATGCATTTCCAATTAAAACATTCATAAACACACCTCATTTCTTAATATTTTATATTAGAAAATTAGAGAGAAATCATCATATGCAAGGATTACAAGGAAGCAAACTGCAAGGTACGGAGTTTTATCAAAGGAAAAATCCCTCATGCTTCAAAGACTGTCCTCCTGCTTAAAATAAGCCTTGACCTTGATAATAAACCTTAGCCCTGAAAGCTAGCACCTCAGCAGTGAAGCTTGACCAAGTAATCCGTAGCATATCATGATTTCAATAAAAAAGCTCTCGTCTCCAGGATAAATATCCTGGGGACGAGAGCATGATACTTCGTGTTACCACCCCGGTTCATTGATGCTTCGCAGCACCAACCTCAGCAAGAACTAATGTAAGGGAACACATTCCTCTTCCTGGAAGTGTAGCTTACACGCTATTCTCCGGCACTATAACGGGAGCACCCGTCGCAGCCTAACAAGGTGAGGGGACACACCTCTCTCTAGCAAGAAGCATTCCTCTTATGTTGAGGAATGTCCTCTTTTGAATAGGGACACACTTTTTCAAGCAAGGGGGGGTCCTTATTATGTCGATGAGTGTCCCCTTTTGAAAGAAATGTCCCGCCTTTTCGGTGCGAAAGCTCTGAGACCATCTTCGGTTATCTATTCTTTGCTCCTTTTCAGCTTACCGGAGCTCTCTGTGAAAGACATCAATAACTTACTCTTCTCTTCATCGCATCTACAATTTTTAATTTTAACGCAATCAAGCCATATATCTATTATGATATGGCTCCGAATCCGGTTATATTCACATTTTTCATTTAAATGCAACTTTCTGCAGGTTATATATATCTTATTATGCAATGTGCTGACAGTCAATAGTATATGTTAATAACCTTCAACAGAATTCCTGATTGGATGTTATGATTCAGGAATAAAGTTGTAACAGTTAGGCTGTCATTATGTTTAGTCTAGTGTTCTAACTGAATGTACACTCTATTTCTGTTTGGACTGAAGAGAAGTTACTATTCTGCATATAAAAGTATTACCAAAATTTATGATGTTAATAAGTTTTAGATACATAAATGGGTTTAAATGACATGTGCTATTAAAATGATATTTATACTATACAGCTCCTTTTTTAATCTGAAATTACCATGATGCCCAAAGTTCAATCCAATATATTTTTAGAAGATGATATCCGTCTGTTCTAAGGATGTATCTTGTTTAGGGAACATTTTGTAAACATATGAGCATCAACGAAAACAAGGATATCTATAAGTAACGCAATGATTGATTGTGAAGATATTTATATATTTGAAACGGGAGGAATAAAAGGCATATATTGACATAAAATTTATACCTAAAGTATAATGTAACCAAATTGTTTTTCCGTTAATATTACAGTTTATACACAAAATTACACAATGGGTTAAAAGAGATAAGGTGAAAATTAACGAAGAAGTGCATAAGTTCTTTATTGTCAATAATTTCACAAGAACCCAAGAGATTTATAAGTTTAATGCTTATTGGTATTGTAAATGCTGTTGTTACAATATTTTATACTGTTATATTGCAGAGATTTGTTGACATAATTCTAGTTAATGTAGAATATCAAGAGCTGATTTATATTGTCTCTCTCTTTTTAATTACGGCTATTCTTACTGCCATATCTGCAGTTTTGCAGAGAACTTTACTTGAAGTACTTTGTCAACGAATTCTTCGCGCAAAAAAAATAAAGTTTATACATCATATTCTTAATGCTCGTTATTCAGCAATTCGCAAATGGAATACTGGCCAATTATTAGACAGATACAATAAAAATGATACATATGCAAATATATCATCAGATTTTATTAATGATTTTGTTGTAGAATCAATTTCTTTTGTTGTAATTATAGTTTATCTTTTTCGCTTAAACACTTTATTAGCAGGTATTGTATTCATTGGCACCATTATAACATCATTGGCAAAATACTTCATTAGCCGCAAAGCCATGGGATTTTCCAATGAAAAAAGCAAAATAGAACAGGATATTGCTATGAAAACCAGCGAGTATATAGAGAGTATTGTACAAATAAAGAATATGAACATTAATAGTTATGTTGAGAGAAAGATATATACTCTTCTAAGCAAATTATACGAAAAAAGCAAAAGTTATACTGTTATAGTCAATTTTCTGGACCAGGCATCCTACATTATAATGGAAGTGCTCAGAGCTATTACATATATCGTTGCTGGTTATCAAGTTCTAAAAAGTCAATTAACACCAGGCGTTTTCTTTGCTTTTTATGCATTTACCGGATGGTTGGATTATTCTTTTGGGCAGTTGTGGACATTAGCTGTTAAATATGCAGGTTATTCCGCAAGTATTGAGGTTGTTGAGGAGATTACCTCGTTACCAGATTGTGCTGATAATGCAGATGAGAGTGTTGAAGCCTTTGACAATTTGACAATTTATAACTTATCATTTAAATATCCTATTGACGGTGGTTTTTCGCTAACGAATTTAAATTTGAAAGTATATGCAGGTGTTCCCACAATCATAATGGGTGAATCAGGTTGTGGGAAAAGTACATTACTCAACCTGATAGCCGGACTGCTTGAGCATGAAAGTGGTCATATAAAGCTGGGATCAAATATTATTGATTCTTGGTCACCGGAAAAGCGCGGAAAATATATCGGATATGTAAGACAAAATATAAATCTTTTTACGGGTACTATAAGAGAGAATCTGTCCCTGGATAGATTTTACGATGATGATACACTTTGGAATGTTCTAAAAGTCGTCAACCTATATGAATACATACACTCATTACCAAACGGCCTGGATACGGAAATTGGAAGATCAGGTTTGGAGCTTTCACAAGGCCAAACACACCGTTTGGGAATTGCAAGAACTTTGCTTAGAGATACACCTGTAATTATTTTGGACGAGCCTACGGCAAGTCTTGATGATATGGCTAAAAAAGTAGTCTTTAATGAACTTAATAATTTCTGCAAGGACAAGATTTTGCTTTATGTAATGCATGATTATGAAAAAGATTTATCGGACACAGAAGTTAATGTGATTAGTTGGGATAGGTTAATATCATAAATTTGCAGTAATAACCTTTGCATCTTATGATTTACTTATTATTATAGAACTAATTTTGGTAAAATAGCTAATTAACTAATGCAACTTATTTCTTTTTTTTAGAGGTAAATTATAGATTTAAGTTAATATGGGGAAATAGCCTGAAAAGTAAATAAAATCAAAGGCTAAAAGAAAAGATTGCATCAAAGCTTATGACACTGCTATTATATAGAGGGGAGTAGTAAAATGATTTGTCAGATGCCGGAAGAAGCAATTAAAAGTGCGCTTGACGTCTCTGATTTCAATATTGTTGAAATTCGTGGCGGAATGTCCAAACAGGTGTATAAAATCAAAACACCTGCTGACAACTTTATCCTCTATATATGGCGTCGTCCCTTTGACAACAAATTGACTGAAAATCAAACCAAGGGAATAGAATACTTATTTCCCGACTTCATGCATAACACAAAATTGCTGGCTGATTTAGGTATTCGTGTACCCTATGTTCTTGCAGCCGGGCACCATGAAGAGGGCGATTTTGACTACGCAATTGTTGAGTGCTTTAAAGGCCAAAGCTTGGGCGATTATTAACTTAATATATGGGGATATAATACCTTTACCGAAATCTATCAATGCTGCAAAGCTTGAGTTCTATAAACTATGCTGGAAAATAGAATATGTTTCGGTGGCCGTAGATTATCTTATGCATGTAGACAGCAGCAATGAATGGTTCAAAAACAGCCGTGAAAGCAATTTGCGTGATTTGAAAAAGATGCTGTAGAAAGGAGAAAATACGATAAAAAGCTTATGGAGAATGCTTTCATCGGATACTGAAGGCTGGATGACTGTGGGTCGAATGTTTGAAAGATATGAAAAAGCTTAAAAAACGGTTTGAGTACATACTAAAGAGTAAAAGGAGTAATGACATGATAGACTTAAAATATAAACCAACCATAATAGGCAATAAAGTGATACTTCGTCCCTTTGAGACTGGAGATATTGATTACATGGAAGAATGCTTAAAAGATCCGGAAGTGCTTAAATTCACAGGGAGTATAGATGATTTTGACAGGGATTTCATCACCAGATGGTATAGTACAAGAAATGATCAAACTGATCGCCTGGATCTTGCCATAGTTGATAAATGCAATAATATCGCTGTTGGAGAGGTAGTTGTAAATGAGTATGACGAAACCAGGCACAGCATGAATTTCAGAATCCTAATTGGCCCCAGGGGAAGAGATCGTGGATTGGGAACAGAGGCTACAACTCTTTTCGTGGATTATATATTCACAAACACAGATTTGAAGCAGTTGACATTAGGTGTTTATTCATTTAATCCAAGAGCGCAAAGAGTATATGAGAAGGTGGGTTTCATTCTGGAGAGCATTGATAAGGATGAACTGGAGTATGAGGGTGTTATGATTGACTCACTTAACATGGTATTAACGCGTGAAAATTGGGAAAGGATGCACAAATAGCATATAATAATAAAGCATTTGATTTTAGAAAATGAAATTATTAAACTTATCAGTCGTAGCAACAAGTAATTTTCAGGTGGAATGGACTGCTATTTGCCAGTGCAAGTAACTTAAAAGCAGACTCAACCATACCGTAGGAAGGGGTTTCATGATCTAACATTATATAAAATGAAACCCCTGATAAACAACATATTTTTAAGTAGAAGGCAATTTTGGAACCATATTGTTACACTTAAAAATGGTTTCTGGTCTGCCTTAACTTCCCTGATGATGCTTAAATCAACCTGTTTAATGAACGGAACTCAGGTAAAAATCAAGGGCTTTTATGAGCCCCTGAAATTCACATTACCCTTCTTTTCATTATACAGCCGAGAATTAACCCGTTAAGAAAAGCCGCTGCCAGTATTCCGGCTGCCGCTCCCATGCTGAGCACAATGCTTCTTTCTTCCTTTTTCGCAAGCTGAGCAGCCTGGGTGTTATCCGGCTGAACGCCTTGTGCTGTGCATCCGGCGGTTTTGTTATATGAACGCGGGTATTTCCTGTTTCTTGGTGCAATCATGCCTCTTCCTCCTATCAGATAACCAAATATGGATATAAATATTTCTGGTTCATATTATTTACATGTTATCCTTTTATTATTTAACCTATATGAATTTAGCCTGTATACTACGTTCGGAAAGGTGCTAAAATCTTTCTTCCATATATTGAATATTATAGCTGAATTTTATTATACTATAAGTATTAAAATATGGAAGGAAGGTACAGATGCTGGATAAACGTTCAAATGAGAAATTAAATAAAGTCGGTTCCTTTGACGGAATAGATATTTACACCATCAAAAGCGATAAGTTCAAAACCAACACCATCAATATATTTTTCCATGACAATCTGTCCAGGGAAAACGCGGCAAAAAACGCTCTGCTGCCTGCAGTACTTAGAAGAGGATGCAGCAGGTTTCCCACGTTTCAAGACATCGCCCTCTATTTGGAAGAGCTTTATGGCGCAGCCTTTGACTGTGGGGTGACAAAGAAGGGTGAGATGCAGATAATCCAGTTTTACATAGACTATGTTTCCGACAGGTATACGGGGGAAAACACAAGGCTTTTTGAAAAGGCTTTTGATCTTTTGTATGAGATCATCACATCTCCGGTTCTGGAAGAGGGCAGCTTCAAAAAGGAGTATGTTGAGCAGGAAAAGGAAAATTTAAGGAAGCTCATAGAGAGCAGAGTTAACGACAAGATGCAGTATGCCATTGAAAAATGCCTGGAGGAGATGTGTCGGGAGGAACCCTTTGGAATTTATGATTATGGCTCGGTAGAGGATCTGAAACCCATTGATGATAAAATTTTATATGATCATTATACCAATTTCCTCCGGACGCTTCCCATCAGCGTATATATTACCGGAAACGTAGATGAGTCCGAGGTTGACTATGCTGTTAAAAAGTTGTCGGGAATAAAGCGTGCTTCCATCAAGAAAATTGAGACCTGCAATGTTGAAAAGGAAGTGGTTGAAGTCCGCAATATTACTGAGAATATGCCGGTCAACCAATCAAAGCTTTCATTGGGATTCAGGACAAATACATCGCCTTGCGATGTGGATTACTATTCGCTGGTGGTATATAACGGCATACTGGGAGGCGGTGTCCATTCCAAGCTGTTCCAAAATGTCAGGGAGAAGGAAAGCCTGGCTTATTACGCTTTTTCACGGCTGGAGAAGTTCAAGGGTCTTATGGTCATAAGCAGCGGAATCCTGAGTGAAAACAAGGATAAGACCATAAGAATCATTAAAGAACAGCTGGAGGACATAAGCAAGGGAAATATTTCCGATTATGAATTCGACTCTACAATAAAAACTATTGAGACCGGTATGAGATCCCTTATGGACAGCCAGCTCCAGATAGTTGACTTTTATCTCAGCCAGTCCATTGTGAACACCCATGACGACTTTGAAAGCTTTATAGAGAAGGTTAAAAAAGTCACCAAAGACGATGTGGTCAGGGTTGCAGGAAAAATAAAGCTGGATACTATTTATTTCCTGACAGGAATGGAAGCTTAGACTAAAAAAGTGTTCTGCCAAAATGATGACGGAAGGAAGGTGTCCTTAAATAATGGATATTAAGACAATCAGATTTGAAAAGATAAATGAAATAATGCATATGCATGAACATTCCAGCGGCCTTAAGGCCTTCGTAATACCGAAAAAAGGCTATTCAAAAAAATATGCCACTTTTGCCACCCATTACGGTTCCATAAACAATGAGTTTGTCGTACCCGGCGAAAAAGAAGCTATACGGGTTCCGGATGGGATAGCCCATTTCCTTGAGCACAAGCTGTTTGAACAGAAGGACGGCAGCGTAATGGACAAATTCTCTGCCCTGGGTTCAAGCCCCAATGCTTATACTTCTTTTAACCAAACCGTATATCTGTTTTCCTGCACGGAAAAATTCGATGAAAACTTCCAGCTGCTTTTGAATTACGTGCAAAATCCATATATTACCGATGAAAGCGTTGAGAAGGAAAAAGGCATAATCGGGCAGGAGATACAGATGTATCAGGATGACCCGGAATGGAGGGTGTTCTTTAATCTTCTTCAGGCTTTTTACAGGGAAAATCCTG encodes the following:
- a CDS encoding GNAT family N-acetyltransferase, which translates into the protein MKKLKKRFEYILKSKRSNDMIDLKYKPTIIGNKVILRPFETGDIDYMEECLKDPEVLKFTGSIDDFDRDFITRWYSTRNDQTDRLDLAIVDKCNNIAVGEVVVNEYDETRHSMNFRILIGPRGRDRGLGTEATTLFVDYIFTNTDLKQLTLGVYSFNPRAQRVYEKVGFILESIDKDELEYEGVMIDSLNMVLTRENWERMHK
- a CDS encoding ATP-binding cassette domain-containing protein codes for the protein MLIGIVNAVVTIFYTVILQRFVDIILVNVEYQELIYIVSLFLITAILTAISAVLQRTLLEVLCQRILRAKKIKFIHHILNARYSAIRKWNTGQLLDRYNKNDTYANISSDFINDFVVESISFVVIIVYLFRLNTLLAGIVFIGTIITSLAKYFISRKAMGFSNEKSKIEQDIAMKTSEYIESIVQIKNMNINSYVERKIYTLLSKLYEKSKSYTVIVNFLDQASYIIMEVLRAITYIVAGYQVLKSQLTPGVFFAFYAFTGWLDYSFGQLWTLAVKYAGYSASIEVVEEITSLPDCADNADESVEAFDNLTIYNLSFKYPIDGGFSLTNLNLKVYAGVPTIIMGESGCGKSTLLNLIAGLLEHESGHIKLGSNIIDSWSPEKRGKYIGYVRQNINLFTGTIRENLSLDRFYDDDTLWNVLKVVNLYEYIHSLPNGLDTEIGRSGLELSQGQTHRLGIARTLLRDTPVIILDEPTASLDDMAKKVVFNELNNFCKDKILLYVMHDYEKDLSDTEVNVISWDRLIS
- the metG gene encoding methionine--tRNA ligase, coding for MNVLIGNAWPYANGSLHIGHIAALLPGDVLARYFRAKGDTVFFVSGSDCHGTPVAIRARQENKTPEEISDYYHNEFAECFNRLGFSYDLYGKTSSSEHKSFVKDFHKKLYDGGYVYEKSTPQAYCNHCRQFLPDRFVKGLCPHCGETARGDQCEACGSVLEPENLLQAECSICKEPPEFRPTNHLYLAITRMKEQLERYIESHSHWRKNAYEMSKRYIHEGLRDRSLTRDLDWGIDVPKDGFDDKKIYIWAENVLGYLSDCYTLCCRQGIDFYEFWNSSRQYYVHGKDNIPFHTIILPSLLLGRADVRLKPPDDIISSEYLTLEGRKISTSGNWAIWVKDIIERYNPDSIRYFLIGNGPEKRDTDFTWREFINSHNGELLGAYGNFVNRSLVFIQKYFSNKIPEGRCNQNIIQSLEKLYPCTGELIEQGNFKEALDAVFAFIRAANKYFDEEQPWITIKSDVEKCKGTLNTCVQIIANLSHLLEPFLPFSSAKVRNLLKIEEATWQYIEVPSGLELGQVEILFERIDKKVIQEEEARLRGD
- a CDS encoding helix-turn-helix domain-containing protein — its product is MSLQSIGMNISKLRKSKGVTQEELANFLGVSAQAVSKWECGGTPDTELLPRIADYFGASIDSLFGRNANEFIDIEAETAKHIASFEQEQRIAVAFNHCWTVQKSLFGAIEQEERETLDAINSKLNNDYIHSQSLFNSGITLMPLAENLQYFMIMPQPKAGWTKGLFDISDYQKLFQTLADPAVLNCLFFLYKRENKPFTSKLFEKEFSMSPEKADEVLNLLEQYSFVKFSYVEIDDAIQKIYNFHPNPAFIAMLAIAKEIIRKPNSFIYYSGCRAMPYLEK
- the yfmF gene encoding EF-P 5-aminopentanol modification-associated protein YfmF, whose protein sequence is MLDKRSNEKLNKVGSFDGIDIYTIKSDKFKTNTINIFFHDNLSRENAAKNALLPAVLRRGCSRFPTFQDIALYLEELYGAAFDCGVTKKGEMQIIQFYIDYVSDRYTGENTRLFEKAFDLLYEIITSPVLEEGSFKKEYVEQEKENLRKLIESRVNDKMQYAIEKCLEEMCREEPFGIYDYGSVEDLKPIDDKILYDHYTNFLRTLPISVYITGNVDESEVDYAVKKLSGIKRASIKKIETCNVEKEVVEVRNITENMPVNQSKLSLGFRTNTSPCDVDYYSLVVYNGILGGGVHSKLFQNVREKESLAYYAFSRLEKFKGLMVISSGILSENKDKTIRIIKEQLEDISKGNISDYEFDSTIKTIETGMRSLMDSQLQIVDFYLSQSIVNTHDDFESFIEKVKKVTKDDVVRVAGKIKLDTIYFLTGMEA